Proteins encoded in a region of the Diabrotica virgifera virgifera chromosome 4, PGI_DIABVI_V3a genome:
- the LOC126883964 gene encoding uncharacterized protein LOC126883964, translating into MDKMTPEQKVKADELLSRAIYSSQAPLALIENIQWQKLFKFLRPAYQIPTRHLVSGPLLDSEHLRVKAMVSENIAGAHSVGLMVDGWSNIRNEAVLNFVVTTPKPFLFKIMPTGTAPHTAEYMAKTLGAVIREIGPRKVFGIVTDNAANMKAAWALIENDFDNNIFTYG; encoded by the exons ATGGATAAAATGACACCTGAACAAAAAGTAAAAGCCGATGAACTGCTTAGCCGGGCTATCTATTCAAGTCAAGCACCACTGGCTTTAATAGAAAATATACAGTGGCAGAAGTTGTTTAAATTTCTCAGACCTGCTTATCAGATACCAACCCGACACCTTGTATCAGGCCCACTATTAGACAGTGAGCACCTACGTGTAAAGGCTATGGTTTCGGAAAACATTG CTGGAGCACATTCTGTTGGACTAATGGTGGATGGATGGTCCAATATTAGGAACGAGGCTGTCCTAAACTTTGTTGTAACAACTCCAAAGCCATTCCTTTTTAAAATTATGCCCACAGGCACTGCACCTCATACTGCAGAATATATGGCAAAAACCCTTGGTGCAGTAATACGTGAAATCGGTCCCCGAAAGGTATTTGGTATAGTCACAGACAATGCAGCAAACATGAAAGCTGCTTGGGCCTTGATTGAAAATGATTTTGATAATAACATTTTTACCTATGGATGA